The Neochlamydia sp. S13 genome has a segment encoding these proteins:
- a CDS encoding glycosyltransferase encodes MMSKIKKLGRICTTYLGVSARYLLRGFQKRCFFSYLLSYFKQHFLYLEKFTKHLEENIELEDNQSFKWNRLKETVQGLHALLPDNNRFYYSILIDATQCPRKYLKQTLRTALDITAPYKEILLAISKESDKEIKKLLNHFIPNELASLKVFNFEKNLSQSEVINALASFSQGNYLFILPVGDWMRPDLFYRYEQTLNFMGEKDFTVLFCDEYQIDHHCMPLPKTRTLKPQRPCFPYVFNDDLGHTLLIPKNLWEKIGGLLKESEGIHTFDLPLRLEAAGALFHKVPLPLYAIREENKIKQEIHYSNLPALRNILKSFENYSISKKLNWNWTPGYSKSSVRAIPQLLSIPEVHVIMLYKDHFRLTLSAVNHIMKQKNVRVKMTAIDNNSQDFSIAEKLRELGVEVIRVEEPFNYSRLNNRAVRETKIAKDIENILFLNNDVDLDADGLIEMCRWIEQPGIGLVGCRLNYPNGLLQHGGVIIESSGAAFMKSWHHEERLEKFHHLRKTNFLKISAAVTAACCMIKKKTFLEVNGFDEVWFPIAFSDTALAVKVRAKGLHCLYTPFAVGVHHESISRKKVNIEDYETLSWVHRRFVQKLWENEKIHFEDLEKTEY; translated from the coding sequence ATGATGAGTAAAATAAAAAAATTGGGTAGGATTTGTACCACATACTTAGGTGTCTCAGCGAGATATTTATTACGCGGTTTTCAAAAAAGATGCTTTTTTTCTTATTTACTCTCTTATTTTAAGCAGCATTTTTTATATCTAGAAAAATTTACTAAACATTTAGAGGAAAATATAGAGCTTGAGGATAACCAATCCTTTAAATGGAATAGATTAAAAGAAACTGTTCAAGGATTACATGCTCTTCTACCAGACAATAATAGATTTTATTACTCTATCTTAATTGATGCGACTCAATGCCCTAGAAAATATCTTAAGCAAACACTTAGGACGGCTTTAGATATAACAGCTCCCTATAAAGAAATTTTATTAGCTATTTCCAAAGAGTCGGACAAAGAAATAAAAAAATTACTCAATCATTTCATTCCTAACGAATTGGCAAGCTTAAAAGTATTTAATTTTGAAAAAAATCTTTCTCAAAGTGAGGTAATAAATGCTTTAGCTAGCTTCTCTCAGGGCAATTACTTGTTTATCTTGCCGGTAGGAGATTGGATGAGGCCTGATCTATTCTATCGCTATGAGCAAACTCTTAATTTTATGGGTGAAAAAGATTTTACTGTATTATTCTGTGATGAATATCAAATCGATCATCACTGTATGCCCCTTCCAAAAACTCGTACTCTTAAGCCGCAACGGCCTTGTTTTCCCTATGTGTTTAATGATGACCTAGGACATACTTTGCTTATTCCTAAAAATCTTTGGGAAAAAATTGGGGGATTGCTTAAAGAAAGTGAAGGAATACACACTTTTGATTTACCTTTAAGATTAGAAGCAGCCGGGGCTTTATTTCATAAAGTACCTTTGCCTCTTTATGCGATTAGAGAAGAAAATAAAATTAAGCAAGAGATCCACTATTCAAATTTGCCTGCGCTAAGAAATATTCTTAAATCTTTCGAAAATTATTCAATAAGTAAAAAATTAAACTGGAATTGGACGCCAGGCTATTCCAAATCAAGTGTAAGGGCGATCCCTCAGCTCCTTAGTATTCCTGAAGTGCATGTAATCATGCTTTATAAAGATCATTTCCGTCTCACCTTATCTGCTGTCAATCATATCATGAAGCAAAAAAATGTCCGCGTGAAAATGACTGCCATTGATAATAATAGCCAAGACTTTTCTATAGCAGAAAAATTGAGGGAACTGGGGGTAGAAGTTATTCGAGTAGAGGAGCCCTTTAATTATTCACGTTTAAATAATAGGGCGGTTAGGGAAACTAAAATAGCTAAAGATATAGAAAATATCCTTTTTCTTAACAATGATGTAGACTTAGATGCTGACGGTTTAATAGAGATGTGCCGTTGGATCGAACAGCCTGGAATTGGACTAGTCGGTTGCCGCTTAAATTACCCTAATGGCTTATTGCAGCATGGAGGCGTGATCATTGAATCCTCAGGAGCCGCTTTTATGAAATCTTGGCACCATGAAGAGAGGCTAGAAAAATTTCACCACCTTAGGAAAACTAATTTTTTGAAAATATCAGCAGCCGTTACAGCTGCTTGCTGCATGATTAAAAAGAAGACCTTCCTTGAAGTAAACGGATTTGACGAAGTATGGTTCCCTATAGCATTTAGTGACACTGCTTTAGCAGTTAAAGTGCGTGCAAAAGGGCTGCACTGTTTATATACTCCCTTTGCAGTAGGAGTTCATCATGAGAGCATTTCTCGTAAAAAAGTCAATATAGAGGACTATGAAACTTTGTCCTGGGTGCATCGTCGATTTGTTCAGAAATTATGGGAGAATGAAAAAATCCACTTCGAAGATCTTGAAAAGACAGAATATTAG
- a CDS encoding MBOAT family protein — translation MLFNSYLFIFIYLPIVVAIFFVCCYFHLKKGAQLFLLISSLIFYAYWDVRFVPLLCASILFNYIAGNQIYNASTSQGKKLYLLLSLTFNLALLLYFKYLNFFISSANYFLSSEIKLLDIILPLGISFFTFTQIAYLVDVYQARAVPGGWCSYSLFVTVFPHLIAGPVLHHKEMITQFDNPANYQWSSYNFAQGTFLFVIGLAKKVLIADAMYGYVTPVFDQNQTLIPFLQAWIGALAYSIELYFDFSGYSDMAVGLGLYFNIQLPLNFNSPYQATSIIDFWRRWHISLSNFLRDYLYIPLGGNRYGETRKLANLLITMLLGGAWHGANWTFVVWGLCHGFFLMINHLWRKLNIKLSPLLGQCFTFFCVVVAFVIFRSPDLHRAWMILEGLFGYNGVILPEKYEYSLAFLKAYGVTFERLHFSNVRLYDLLKILACLLATLLLPNSMWWKERFIKYPILSGLSLSAIFIICLIDLDAVTEFLYYQF, via the coding sequence ATGTTATTTAACTCTTACCTTTTCATCTTTATCTATCTTCCTATAGTGGTAGCAATATTTTTTGTTTGCTGCTATTTTCACCTTAAGAAAGGTGCTCAGCTGTTTTTGCTAATCAGTTCTTTAATCTTTTATGCTTACTGGGATGTGCGGTTTGTTCCTTTATTATGTGCATCCATTCTTTTTAATTATATAGCAGGCAATCAGATATATAATGCTTCTACAAGCCAAGGAAAAAAGCTTTATCTACTATTAAGCTTAACATTCAATCTGGCTCTTTTACTTTATTTTAAATATCTTAATTTTTTTATTAGCAGTGCTAACTATTTTTTATCTTCTGAGATAAAATTATTAGATATCATTCTACCCTTAGGAATCTCTTTTTTTACATTTACTCAAATAGCCTATCTTGTAGATGTTTATCAAGCGAGGGCCGTTCCAGGAGGGTGGTGCTCTTACAGCCTATTCGTAACAGTTTTTCCTCATTTAATCGCAGGCCCGGTATTGCACCATAAAGAAATGATTACGCAATTTGACAACCCTGCCAACTATCAATGGTCTAGTTACAATTTTGCCCAAGGAACATTTTTATTCGTCATAGGATTAGCCAAAAAAGTCCTCATTGCTGATGCCATGTATGGATATGTCACCCCGGTTTTTGATCAAAATCAAACTCTAATCCCTTTTTTACAAGCTTGGATAGGGGCCTTAGCTTATTCTATAGAGCTTTATTTTGATTTCTCTGGCTATTCAGATATGGCTGTTGGGCTAGGGCTCTACTTTAATATTCAACTACCGCTTAATTTTAACTCTCCTTATCAAGCCACCTCAATAATTGATTTTTGGCGGCGCTGGCATATCTCGCTCTCTAACTTTTTAAGAGATTATTTATACATACCTTTAGGAGGGAATAGATATGGGGAGACCCGCAAATTAGCTAATTTGTTGATTACTATGCTCCTTGGTGGAGCCTGGCACGGGGCTAATTGGACCTTTGTGGTGTGGGGGCTCTGCCATGGTTTTTTTCTTATGATTAATCATTTATGGCGTAAGCTTAATATTAAGTTATCACCTCTTCTAGGACAGTGTTTTACTTTTTTCTGCGTGGTAGTGGCTTTTGTTATCTTCCGCTCTCCTGATTTACATAGAGCTTGGATGATATTAGAGGGATTGTTTGGTTATAATGGAGTAATCCTTCCTGAAAAATATGAATATAGCTTAGCCTTTTTGAAAGCTTATGGAGTGACTTTTGAAAGGCTTCATTTTTCCAATGTACGCCTCTACGATTTGCTAAAAATTTTGGCTTGTCTGTTAGCTACCTTATTACTTCCCAATAGCATGTGGTGGAAAGAACGTTTTATTAAATATCCTATTTTATCAGGTTTAAGCTTGAGTGCGATCTTTATTATTTGCCTGATAGATTTGGATGCCGTTACTGAATTTCTTTATTATCAATTCTAA
- a CDS encoding D-Ala-D-Ala carboxypeptidase family metallohydrolase: MKYFSVVLTFLLAFFLSGCFFSEEAESERARLQNAIGEYIYRRHNEYLFKPEPATQSAPILYSWENNSFHSITKEYFRCKGSSLNPPHVVQRKQETLRFFDCGGAERHSLPLHNDKEFVYPILINLLNYLQHKSGKKIVITSGHRCPQHNVYVDDSLENQSSKHMIGAEVSFYVQGWEDKPAEIIKLIHHYYLETPKYKGLKDFQEFSRYEKQDTNVSTLPWMNKEVFVKLFKKKEGRNFDNRHPYPYISIQVRYDMETQTKVFYSWEKAHRNFLRQ; the protein is encoded by the coding sequence ATGAAATACTTTTCTGTTGTTTTAACTTTCCTTCTAGCCTTTTTTCTTAGCGGTTGTTTTTTCTCTGAAGAAGCAGAAAGTGAACGAGCACGCCTACAAAATGCAATAGGAGAATATATCTATCGCCGCCACAACGAATATCTTTTTAAGCCCGAGCCTGCTACTCAATCAGCTCCAATTCTATATTCCTGGGAAAACAACTCTTTTCATTCTATTACTAAAGAATATTTTCGTTGTAAAGGCAGTAGCCTTAATCCTCCGCATGTCGTTCAACGCAAGCAAGAGACCTTACGTTTTTTCGACTGTGGAGGAGCGGAACGTCATAGTTTGCCTTTGCATAATGATAAGGAATTTGTCTATCCTATTCTAATTAATTTGCTTAATTACCTCCAGCATAAATCAGGTAAAAAGATTGTCATTACCTCGGGCCATCGCTGCCCTCAGCATAACGTTTATGTAGATGATTCTCTAGAGAACCAGTCATCTAAACATATGATTGGGGCAGAGGTTTCTTTTTATGTTCAGGGGTGGGAAGATAAACCAGCAGAAATTATTAAGCTTATTCATCACTATTATTTGGAAACACCTAAATATAAAGGATTAAAAGATTTTCAAGAGTTTAGCCGTTATGAAAAGCAAGATACGAATGTCTCTACGCTGCCCTGGATGAATAAAGAAGTGTTTGTAAAGCTTTTCAAAAAAAAGGAGGGGCGTAATTTTGATAATCGCCATCCTTACCCTTATATTAGCATCCAAGTACGTTACGATATGGAGACCCAAACAAAAGTATTTTATTCCTGGGAAAAAGCCCATCGAAACTTTTTACGCCAATAA
- a CDS encoding HAD family phosphatase — translation MHWIDDYQLFLFDFDGLLVNTEEIHFKAYQYMCKKYGFNLDWSFARYCQAAHYHAEGLKEEIYRELPALYEVEPNWDVLYACKREKVIELLHQDIQLMPGVQELLEALNKANIKRCVVTHSPQALVDTVRCQLPILNTIPYWFTREFYTHPKPHPESYLTAIKQLADYQDNIIGFEDTPRGIKALLQTSAQPVLVSKAAYDNLPSNVIRVVDFNVLNNSQKLESLGF, via the coding sequence ATGCATTGGATAGATGATTATCAACTGTTTCTTTTCGATTTCGATGGTTTATTAGTTAATACCGAAGAAATTCATTTTAAAGCCTATCAGTACATGTGTAAGAAATATGGTTTTAATCTTGACTGGAGCTTTGCACGCTATTGCCAAGCTGCTCATTATCATGCGGAGGGCTTAAAGGAAGAAATTTATCGCGAGCTGCCCGCCCTTTATGAAGTAGAGCCTAACTGGGATGTTCTGTATGCATGTAAAAGAGAAAAAGTGATTGAACTTTTACACCAGGATATTCAACTTATGCCGGGAGTGCAGGAACTGCTAGAGGCTTTAAACAAAGCTAATATCAAGCGTTGTGTTGTTACTCATTCTCCGCAGGCGCTTGTGGATACTGTTCGCTGTCAGCTTCCTATCCTCAATACCATCCCTTATTGGTTTACCCGCGAATTTTACACTCACCCTAAACCTCATCCAGAAAGCTACCTTACTGCTATCAAACAACTTGCCGATTACCAAGATAATATTATTGGCTTTGAAGATACTCCAAGAGGTATTAAAGCTCTCTTGCAAACTTCTGCTCAGCCGGTGCTCGTTTCAAAAGCTGCTTATGATAACCTCCCTTCAAATGTGATTCGTGTCGTCGACTTTAACGTCTTAAATAATTCGCAAAAGCTAGAAAGTCTAGGGTTCTAG
- a CDS encoding transposase, with protein sequence MPGSFEGLTDTQWRILQPLLPQSSSKNLKGKPHTPWRKICDSLF encoded by the coding sequence ATGCCAGGAAGTTTTGAAGGACTTACAGATACTCAATGGAGAATCTTACAACCGCTTTTGCCGCAAAGCTCTTCGAAAAATTTAAAAGGAAAGCCTCATACTCCCTGGAGAAAAATCTGTGACAGCTTATTTTGA
- a CDS encoding IS982 family transposase, with protein MLVASNPCQVFKKIAKRGKTSTGCFYGFKLHLIINDKGEILVYMLTPENVETPVCGLSRNIFGKMFADKGCISSLLFIKLYSKDLEIITGLRKNMNNKLMSLVGKILLRKRGIIERLNDKLKNSCQIEHHRYRSPWNFFVNLISGIVTYAYEPCKPCIQLTRMEKQKLMSWLTA; from the coding sequence ATACTTGTCGCATCCAATCCCTGCCAAGTTTTTAAAAAGATAGCAAAAAGAGGAAAAACCTCTACAGGGTGCTTTTATGGATTCAAACTACATTTAATTATTAACGATAAAGGGGAAATTCTTGTTTATATGTTAACGCCAGAAAATGTGGAGACCCCTGTTTGTGGTCTGTCTAGAAACATTTTTGGCAAAATGTTTGCCGACAAGGGATGCATCTCTTCCCTATTGTTTATCAAGCTTTACAGCAAGGACTTAGAAATTATTACTGGGCTTAGAAAGAATATGAATAACAAGCTAATGTCATTGGTAGGTAAGATTCTATTAAGGAAACGGGGCATTATTGAAAGACTTAACGATAAATTGAAAAACTCTTGCCAAATCGAACATCATCGATATCGCAGCCCTTGGAATTTTTTTGTCAATCTAATCAGCGGGATAGTGACTTATGCTTACGAGCCCTGTAAGCCCTGCATTCAATTGACTCGCATGGAGAAACAAAAGTTAATGAGTTGGCTTACAGCCTAG
- a CDS encoding leucine-rich repeat domain-containing protein, translated as MHPISSASIESLPNELLLPILEACVAPPLFSVCKRWSHLLATEVMPSLYKQIGKMHFPQGDINKQALIVDKIYKLEDRPSEIEKVKAIFRQAFALSKSLAPAELEFKWKTQEKRYYTLANYSSYLININRLLMWKRLPGGGEFLDQEKIKYLPLEKQGELLRDWIKENCENLTLLNLLCEGLTYLPPEIGQLSQLTRLRSNHSQLTILPAEIGKLSQLQKLELNQSQLASLPAEIGQLSQLRGLYLDQNQLTALPVEIGQLSQLQTLELNESQLASLPAEIGQLSQLQKLELNQSQLTSLPAEIGQLSQLQSLYLNQNQLTSLPTEIGQLSQLQRLELNQNQLISLPTEIGQLSQLQYLLLDQNQLTALPIKIGQLSNLLQLHLCQNQLTALPAEIGQLSQLQELDLSQNQLTALPTEIGQLSELQYLLLNQNQLTALPTEIGQLSELQYLLLNQSQLTALPAEIGQLSQLQWLYLNRNQLSSLPTEIGQLSQLQRLGLSQNQLTSLPAEIRQLSQLQKLYLNQNQLSSLPTEIGQLSQLQRLGLSQNQLTSLPAEIGQLSQLTKLELAENPLKDIAERIRQRFQL; from the coding sequence ATGCATCCTATCTCTTCGGCATCTATTGAAAGCTTGCCCAATGAATTGCTGCTCCCTATCTTAGAGGCTTGCGTAGCTCCTCCCTTATTTAGCGTCTGTAAAAGATGGAGCCACCTGTTAGCTACTGAAGTCATGCCTTCTCTTTATAAGCAAATAGGTAAAATGCACTTTCCTCAAGGAGATATTAACAAGCAGGCTCTTATTGTAGATAAAATTTATAAGCTCGAAGATAGACCTTCAGAAATAGAAAAAGTCAAGGCAATCTTTAGACAAGCCTTTGCTCTATCTAAATCTCTTGCTCCCGCGGAGTTAGAATTTAAATGGAAAACCCAGGAAAAGAGATATTATACGCTAGCTAATTATTCCTCTTATCTTATAAATATTAATCGCCTGCTAATGTGGAAAAGACTGCCTGGTGGAGGGGAGTTTTTAGATCAAGAGAAGATCAAGTATTTACCTTTAGAAAAACAAGGAGAGCTTCTTAGAGATTGGATCAAAGAAAATTGTGAAAACTTAACTTTGCTAAATTTATTGTGCGAAGGCTTGACTTATTTACCCCCAGAAATAGGCCAATTGTCTCAGCTGACACGGCTTCGCTCAAACCACAGCCAGCTCACCATCCTCCCTGCTGAAATTGGAAAGCTGTCTCAGCTGCAAAAGCTTGAATTAAATCAAAGCCAGCTCGCCAGTCTTCCTGCAGAAATCGGGCAGCTGTCTCAACTACGAGGGCTTTACTTAGATCAAAACCAGCTCACCGCTCTGCCTGTAGAAATAGGCCAATTGTCTCAGCTGCAAACGCTTGAATTAAATGAAAGCCAGCTCGCCAGTCTTCCTGCAGAGATCGGGCAATTGTCTCAGCTGCAAAAGCTTGAATTAAATCAAAGCCAGCTCACCAGCCTTCCTGCAGAAATTGGGCAACTGTCTCAACTACAATCGCTTTACTTAAATCAAAACCAGCTCACCAGCCTGCCTACAGAAATCGGGCAATTGTCCCAGCTGCAAAGGCTTGAATTAAATCAAAACCAGCTCATCAGCCTGCCTACAGAAATAGGTCAATTGTCTCAGCTGCAATATCTTCTTTTAGATCAAAACCAGCTCACCGCTCTGCCTATAAAAATTGGGCAGCTGTCTAATCTGCTACAGCTTCACTTATGCCAAAACCAGCTCACCGCTCTGCCTGCCGAAATCGGGCAATTGTCTCAGCTGCAAGAGCTTGACTTAAGCCAAAACCAGCTCACCGCTCTGCCTACAGAAATTGGACAGCTGTCTGAGCTGCAATATCTTCTCTTAAATCAAAACCAACTCACTGCTCTGCCTACAGAAATTGGACAGCTGTCTGAGCTGCAATATCTTCTCTTAAATCAAAGCCAGCTCACCGCTCTGCCTGCAGAAATTGGACAGCTGTCTCAACTACAATGGCTTTACTTAAACCGAAACCAGCTCTCCAGCCTGCCTACAGAAATCGGGCAATTGTCTCAACTGCAAAGGCTTGGTTTAAGCCAAAACCAGCTCACCAGTCTGCCTGCAGAGATCAGGCAACTGTCTCAGCTGCAAAAGCTTTACTTAAATCAAAACCAGCTCTCCAGCCTGCCTACAGAAATCGGGCAATTGTCTCAGCTGCAAAGGCTTGGTTTAAGCCAAAACCAGCTCACTAGTCTTCCTGCAGAAATCGGGCAACTGTCTCAGCTTACCAAGCTTGAATTAGCGGAAAATCCTTTGAAAGATATTGCAGAAAGAATAAGGCAGCGTTTTCAATTGTAG
- a CDS encoding leucine-rich repeat domain-containing protein has product MHPISSASIESLPNELLLPILEACAVPSLFSVCKRWHHLLATEVMPPLYRQIGKVHVPQGNVKEQALIVDRIYKLEEKLSEAAKVNAIFKQIFTLAKSFSPLEFKEKTEEKRGLTLANCSSYLLNINRLLLWKKLPGGEEYLSREEIKHLPLEKKGGLLRDWIEENCKSITALKLSGAGLTYLPPEIGQLSQLQRLYLNQTQLTSLPAEIGQLSQLQYLYLDQNQLTSLSAEIGQLSNLLQLNLNQNQLTALPAEIRQLSNLLQLHLGQNQLTALPTEIGQLSQLQTLDLNQNQLTALPIEIGQLSQLRALELNQNQLTSLPAEIGRLSKLQWLGLSQNQLTALPAEIGQLSQLQWLYLSQNQLTSLPTEIGQLSQLQWLELNQNQLTALPAEIGQLSKLTKLELAENPLKDIAEKIRQRFRL; this is encoded by the coding sequence ATGCATCCTATCTCTTCGGCCTCTATTGAAAGCTTGCCCAATGAATTGCTACTCCCTATCTTAGAGGCTTGCGCAGTTCCTTCCTTATTTAGCGTCTGTAAAAGATGGCATCATCTGCTGGCTACTGAAGTCATGCCCCCTCTTTATAGACAAATAGGTAAAGTGCATGTTCCCCAAGGAAATGTTAAGGAGCAGGCTCTTATTGTAGATAGGATTTATAAGCTAGAAGAAAAGCTTTCTGAAGCAGCAAAGGTAAATGCAATCTTTAAGCAAATCTTTACTTTAGCCAAGTCTTTTTCTCCTTTGGAATTTAAAGAGAAAACGGAAGAAAAAAGAGGCTTAACGCTGGCTAATTGCTCTTCTTATCTCTTAAATATTAATCGCCTTTTACTTTGGAAAAAACTTCCTGGTGGGGAAGAATACTTGAGCCGAGAAGAAATTAAGCACTTGCCTCTAGAAAAAAAAGGAGGGCTTCTTAGAGATTGGATTGAAGAAAATTGTAAAAGCATCACGGCTTTAAAATTATCTGGAGCAGGCTTGACTTATTTACCCCCAGAAATTGGGCAGCTGTCTCAGCTGCAAAGGCTTTACTTAAATCAAACCCAGCTCACCAGCCTTCCTGCAGAAATCGGGCAGCTGTCTCAGCTGCAATATCTTTACTTAGATCAAAACCAGCTCACCAGCCTTTCTGCAGAAATAGGGCAGTTGTCTAATCTGCTACAGCTTAACTTAAATCAAAACCAGCTCACCGCTCTGCCTGCAGAAATCAGGCAGCTGTCTAATCTGCTACAGCTTCACTTAGGCCAAAACCAGCTCACCGCTCTGCCTACAGAAATCGGGCAGCTGTCTCAGCTGCAAACCCTTGACTTAAATCAAAACCAGCTCACCGCTCTGCCTATAGAAATAGGTCAATTGTCTCAGCTGCGAGCGCTTGAATTAAATCAAAACCAGCTCACCAGTCTGCCTGCAGAAATCGGGCGGTTGTCTAAGCTGCAATGGCTTGGTTTAAGCCAAAACCAGCTCACCGCTCTGCCTGCAGAAATCGGGCAACTGTCTCAGCTGCAATGGCTTTACTTAAGTCAAAACCAGCTCACCAGCCTGCCTACAGAAATAGGTCAATTGTCTCAGCTACAATGGCTTGAATTAAATCAAAACCAGCTCACCGCTCTACCTGCAGAGATCGGGCAGCTGTCTAAGCTTACCAAGCTTGAATTAGCGGAAAATCCTTTGAAAGATATTGCAGAAAAAATAAGGCAGCGTTTTCGATTGTAG
- a CDS encoding leucine-rich repeat domain-containing protein → MHPISSASIESLPNELLLPILEACAVPSLSCVCKRWHHLLATEVMPSLYKKIAQLRFPQGNTNTQQTLMLAKVYRLNPGLTSTEKVYQVFKQVFTLTKSISPLEFKEKTEEKKGLTLANYSSYLLNINRLLLWKKLPGGEEYLSREEIKHLPLEKKGELLRDWIEENCKNITNLDLYKAGMTYLPLEICQLSQLQGLDLSQNQLTSLPAVIGQLPQLQGLDLSQNQLTVLPTEIGKLSQLQNLYLKQNQLTALPAEIGQLPQLQGLYLNQNQLTALPAEIGQLSQLQGLYLNQNQLTSLPAEIGQLPQLQGLDLRENQIISLPAEIGQLSQLIMLELAENPLKDIAEKIRQRFQL, encoded by the coding sequence ATGCATCCTATCTCTTCGGCATCTATTGAAAGCTTGCCCAATGAATTGCTGCTCCCTATCTTAGAGGCTTGCGCAGTTCCTTCCTTATCTTGCGTCTGTAAAAGATGGCATCATCTGCTGGCTACTGAAGTGATGCCTTCTCTTTATAAAAAAATAGCACAGCTTCGTTTCCCCCAAGGGAATACCAATACTCAGCAAACTCTTATGTTAGCTAAAGTTTATCGACTCAATCCTGGACTTACCTCTACCGAAAAAGTTTATCAAGTTTTTAAACAAGTTTTTACCTTAACTAAATCCATTTCTCCTTTGGAATTTAAAGAGAAAACAGAAGAAAAAAAAGGCTTAACGCTGGCTAATTACTCTTCTTATCTCTTAAATATTAATCGCCTTTTACTTTGGAAAAAACTTCCTGGTGGGGAAGAATACTTGAGCCGAGAAGAAATTAAGCACTTGCCTCTAGAAAAAAAAGGAGAGCTTCTTAGAGATTGGATTGAAGAAAATTGTAAAAACATCACGAATTTAGATTTATATAAAGCAGGCATGACTTATTTACCCCTAGAAATATGCCAGTTATCTCAGCTGCAAGGGCTTGATTTAAGCCAAAACCAGCTCACCAGTCTGCCTGCAGTAATCGGGCAATTGCCTCAGCTGCAAGGGCTTGATTTAAGCCAAAACCAGCTCACCGTTCTGCCTACAGAAATCGGAAAGCTGTCTCAGCTGCAAAACCTTTACTTAAAACAAAACCAGCTCACCGCTCTGCCTGCAGAAATCGGGCAGCTGCCTCAGCTGCAAGGGCTTTACTTAAATCAAAACCAACTCACCGCTCTGCCTGCAGAAATCGGGCAGCTGTCTCAGCTGCAAGGGCTTTACTTAAATCAAAACCAGCTCACCAGCCTTCCTGCAGAAATTGGGCAGCTGCCTCAGCTGCAAGGGCTTGACTTAAGAGAAAACCAGATCATCAGCCTGCCTGCAGAAATTGGGCAATTGTCTCAGCTTATCATGCTTGAATTAGCGGAAAATCCTTTGAAAGATATTGCAGAAAAAATAAGGCAGCGTTTTCAATTGTAG